Sequence from the Actinocatenispora sera genome:
ACTACACCGACCGCCCGTTCGAGCAGCGGCGCGCCGCACTGCGCGCGGCGTTGACGGGCGTGCGGGCGCCGATCCACGTCACCGCCGCGACCACCGAGCCGGCGGTGGCGCAGCGCTGGTTCGACCAGTTCGAGGGCGCCGGGCTGGACGGCGTGGTGGCCAAGCGGCTCGCCGGCAGGTACGAGCCGGACAAGCGGACCATGTTCAAGATCAAGCACGAGCGGACCGCGGACTGCGTGGTCGCCGGGTACCGGCTGCACAAGTCCGGCCCGGACCGGATCGGCTCGCTGCTGCTCGGCCTGTACGACGACGCCGGCGAGCTGGCGAGCGTCGGGGTGATCGGCGCGTTCCCGATGGCGCGCCGGGCGGAGCTGTTCACCGAGCTGCAGCCGCTGGTGACCGACTTCGACGACCACCCGTGGGCCTGGGCCAAGCAGGAGGAGGGCACCCGTACCCCCCGCAACGCGGAGGGCAGCCGGTGGTCCGGCGGCAAGGACCTGTCGTTCGTCCCGCTACGGCCCGAGCGGGTGGTCGAGGTGCGCTACGAGCACATGGAGGGTGTGCGGTTCCGGCACACCGCCCAGTTCGTCCGGTGGCGGCCGGACCGCGACCCGCGCTCCTGCACGTACGAGCAGCTGGACGAGCCGGCGCGCTACGACCTCAACGATGTGCTCGCCGAGCCGCTGTAGCGGTCAGCGGCCCGCCCGCACCGTGCGTGCCGGGGTAGGACGCCGGGCGGCGTCACACCATGACCGCGCCGCCGGCGACGTCCAGCACCGTACCGGTGATCCAGTCGGCGCCGTCGGCGACCAGGAAGGCGACCGCCCGGGCCACGTCGTCGGGGGTGCCGAGGCGGCGCAGCGGGTGCAGCTCGGTCAGCATGTCGAGCTGCTCGGCCGGGATCATCCGCTGGTTGCGCTCGGTCATGATCGTCTCGGGGGCGACGCAGTTGGCCCGGATCCCGTACGGCCCGGCCTGCGCGGCGACCTGCTGGGTGAGCAGCCCGATGCCGGCCTTGGCCGCGGCGTACGCCATCGGCGAGCGCGGGTGGGCCCG
This genomic interval carries:
- a CDS encoding ATP-dependent DNA ligase; the encoded protein is MRLPVMPPVAPMLAKAVKQIPEGELCYEPKWDGFRSIFFRDGAEVEIGSRNERPMTRYFPELVAAALEQLPERCVIDGEIILVAASGDRLDFDALQQRIHPAQSRVTLLSETTPARFVAFDLLALGDTDYTDRPFEQRRAALRAALTGVRAPIHVTAATTEPAVAQRWFDQFEGAGLDGVVAKRLAGRYEPDKRTMFKIKHERTADCVVAGYRLHKSGPDRIGSLLLGLYDDAGELASVGVIGAFPMARRAELFTELQPLVTDFDDHPWAWAKQEEGTRTPRNAEGSRWSGGKDLSFVPLRPERVVEVRYEHMEGVRFRHTAQFVRWRPDRDPRSCTYEQLDEPARYDLNDVLAEPL